From the genome of Candidatus Deferrimicrobium borealis:
CTCCATCCCGGCGCGGATCCTCAAGAATTACGGCGTCGACCCGTCCGTCGCGCTCTCCCGGTTCGCCGCGCAGCTGCGGACCCGGGAGGAGAAGGTCGAGGAGTTCCGCAAGCGGTACGAACTCCCGGCGAACCTTCGGACCTTCGGAGTCAACCTGAACCTCCTCGCCCGGGAGGGGAAGATCCCCCCGATCATCGGACGGGACCCGGAGATCGACCGGATCCTCGAATACCTCTGCCACAAGGACCGGTCCAACTCGGTGATGATCCTCGGGGACCCGGGGGTCGGGAAGACCGCCGTCGTCGAGGGGCTGGCGATGCGGCTCGAGTACGAGCCGCACCGGGTGCCGGAGCGGCTCCGGGGGCACCACGTGGTCAACCTCCAGATGAACACGGTCGTGGCGGGAACCGTCTTCCGCGGGATGTTCGAGGACCGGATCGAGAAGGTGATCGCCGAGGTCAAGGAGCGGAAGAACCTCATCCTCTTCATCGACGAGGCGCACACCCTGGTCGGCGCGGGCTCCGCCATGGGCGTTCCCTCCGACGCGGCGAACATCTTCAAGTCGGCCCTGGCCCGCGGCGAGGTCCAGATGATCGGCGCCACGACGGCCACGGAGTACAAGGAGATCCTCCAGGAGGACGAGGCGCTCTCCCGGCGGTTCCGGGTGGTGAAGATCGGGGAGCCGACCCTCGAGGAGACGCGCGAGATCCTCATGGGCCTCAAGCCCCGCCTCGAGGCGAACTACGGGGTGGAGATCCTGGACGAGGCGATCGATTTCGCCCTCTCCATGTCCGACCGGTACGCCCGGTCCCTGCGCCTGCCCGACAAGGTGATCAACTGGCTCGACACCGCGTGCGTTCGCGTCGAGATCCGGGGCGGCGCGGGGAAGACCGTCACGGGGAAGGACGTGCTCGACGTGATCGCGACCGAGACGAAGAACCCGCCGGACATCCTCCTCCGGGACGTGGGGGAGCGATTCCGGGACATCGAGGAGCGGATCTCCCGCCGGCTGGTGGGGCAGAAGGAGGCGGTCACCTCGGTGGCCAGGTCGCTTCGGATGAACAAGGGCCCCCTCAAGGCGAACATCTACCGGCCGGACGGCGTGCTGCTCTTCCTGGGGCCCACGGGCGTCGGCAAGACGGAGATGGCACGGGCGCTGGCGGAGTACCTCTTCGGCGACGAGCGGCAGATGATCCGCGTCGACATGTCCGAGTACCGCGACGGCGCGCTCGCGGTCGACAAGCTGATCGGGATGCCGCGCGGGATCGTCGGGTCCGAGCGCGGGGGGATCCTGACGAACCAGGTCAAGGACAACCCGTACTCCGTGGTCCTGCTCGACGAGATCGAGAAGGCCGACACCTACGTCCACAACCTCTTTTTGCAGGCGTTCGACGAGGGGTGGCTGACCGACGGGCGCGGGAAGAAGGTCTACTTCTCCGACACGATCATCATCATGACGAGCAACCTCGGGGCGGAGGAGCTGTCGAAACTCACCCGGCCGATGGGGTTCGGGCCGGGATCGGTCGATTTCGAGCCGGTCCGCAAGGCGGTGCTGAAGGCGGCGGAGAGCCGGTTCTCGCCGGAGTTCATCAATCGCCTCGACGACGTCGTCGTCTTTACGCCCCTTTCCATCGACGAGGTGCGGCAGATCGCGGAGCTGTACATCGAATCGATCCGGAAGAGGATGGCGGCCCACGGGAAGACGCTGGCCGTCTCCGACGCCGCCGTCGCCGCACTGGCCCGCGCGGGGTTCTCCGTCAAGTACGGCGCGCGGTTCCTCAAGCGCGGGATCGACGAGAAGGTCAAGGTGCCCGTCACGCTGAAATGGAAAGAGTCCGACCATTTCCTCGTCGAGGATGTCGGCGGGGAGGTCGTTCTCATCACGCAGAACGTGGCCGTCTGATGCCCGAAGAAAAAGACGACAAGGGATTCAAGGTGATCGACCGGAGGGGTCGGGAAGAGCCCCCTTCGCCGTCTCCCGGGGAGAAGGTCCCATCGACGGCTACGGCCGGCCAGGGGCCGCCTTCGCCCCCTCCGACGCCGCTTCCCGTGGAAAACCCCGGGTCGGCGTCTACGGAGGGGGGGGCGCAATCCCTCCGAAGCTCCCGGGTGAAGCTTCCGATGTGCCGGGTGCGAAGGAGGGGAAAGGCCCGTCCTCGCTGGGCGTCCCCCGGTTCCTCGACCTCGTGCAATCCCTGCAGATGGGGGCGATGGTCGGTCTCGGCATGATCCAGGATCGGGACGGGAAGCGCCCCCCGGTCGACCTGCCGGCGGCGAAGGACGCGATCGACCTCCTCGGGATCCTGCAGGAGAAGACGAAGGGGAACCTGACGAAGGAAGAGGAAGAGGTCCTCCGCGAGGGGCTGTACCACCTCCGGATGGGGTACATGGCGATGATCAACGCGCCCCCTGCGGGGCGTGGAAAGGGAGGAGAACCACGGTGATCCGCAAGAGCTGGGTTGTTGTCCTCGTTTTCGCGTCGATCGCCGCCGGGATCGTGCTGACGGCCGGGTTCAACGTCTCGCCGATCGCCCGCGCCTTGTGGGGCGACAAGGAGAAGCCGGCGGTGGCCCCCGCGGCGGCCGGGCTCCGGATGGTCCCGGTCGACGTCCCGCAGCTTTTCAAGGAGGTCTCCCCGGCGGTGGTCAACATCTCCACCACGCAGGTGGTGAAGTTCAACCGCCCCCGGATGCGCAATCCGTTCGGCCAGCAAGATCCGTTCGACGAGTTCTTCAACAACTTCTTCGGGCGCATGCCGAAAGAACAGAAGCGAAGGTCGCTCGGATCCGGATTCATCGTCTCTTCGGACGGCTACATCCTCACGAACAACCACGTGGTGGAGAAGGCCGACGAGGTAA
Proteins encoded in this window:
- a CDS encoding ATP-dependent Clp protease ATP-binding subunit, whose translation is MMEISFYREKLSESGHRMLNASIEESQRRHHYYLGLEHLFIAFADQEKTMFQELMAAIGLNVEAVLFSLAEHLNISRQYLGVGLKVPPATKQVFRVAWETAQRNRRTQIDASDLFLGIFHEVHSIPARILKNYGVDPSVALSRFAAQLRTREEKVEEFRKRYELPANLRTFGVNLNLLAREGKIPPIIGRDPEIDRILEYLCHKDRSNSVMILGDPGVGKTAVVEGLAMRLEYEPHRVPERLRGHHVVNLQMNTVVAGTVFRGMFEDRIEKVIAEVKERKNLILFIDEAHTLVGAGSAMGVPSDAANIFKSALARGEVQMIGATTATEYKEILQEDEALSRRFRVVKIGEPTLEETREILMGLKPRLEANYGVEILDEAIDFALSMSDRYARSLRLPDKVINWLDTACVRVEIRGGAGKTVTGKDVLDVIATETKNPPDILLRDVGERFRDIEERISRRLVGQKEAVTSVARSLRMNKGPLKANIYRPDGVLLFLGPTGVGKTEMARALAEYLFGDERQMIRVDMSEYRDGALAVDKLIGMPRGIVGSERGGILTNQVKDNPYSVVLLDEIEKADTYVHNLFLQAFDEGWLTDGRGKKVYFSDTIIIMTSNLGAEELSKLTRPMGFGPGSVDFEPVRKAVLKAAESRFSPEFINRLDDVVVFTPLSIDEVRQIAELYIESIRKRMAAHGKTLAVSDAAVAALARAGFSVKYGARFLKRGIDEKVKVPVTLKWKESDHFLVEDVGGEVVLITQNVAV
- a CDS encoding DUF1844 domain-containing protein; translated protein: MPGAKEGKGPSSLGVPRFLDLVQSLQMGAMVGLGMIQDRDGKRPPVDLPAAKDAIDLLGILQEKTKGNLTKEEEEVLREGLYHLRMGYMAMINAPPAGRGKGGEPR